In Etheostoma cragini isolate CJK2018 chromosome 19, CSU_Ecrag_1.0, whole genome shotgun sequence, the genomic window TGTGGAAATAATGGTTACAAGATGTACAGATGAACAAtttaatacattacattttcaagtttttgAAAAGTGATTTGCAGCACATAAAGAATTTCAAAGTCCTCGCACTCTATAAAGCTTTATCAACAGATGTGTTGGACCTCTCAcggtaaaagaaacaaaacaacagattgGAAGTTGTTAGAACGTGCTTAAATCAAGCACCTGTTAAAGGTggttgctgaaaaaaagaattttcttcctcttcattttttaattcacagaCTTAGCAATGAAATGACTAAAACTCTGAAGCACTTCAGTTACATTCTCCCTGCCCATGCCTCCTCTGTCCATGACTTTCTGTGCCAGGATGCAAAGTTGGGGGTTGAACACCTACCTGTATGGCCCAAAAGATGACCTGAAACACAGGCTGTTGTGGAGAGAAGTCTACTCTCACGAAGAGGAGGGTAAGAACATCCCATTCATCCCTTCATCTGACTATCTTCAAACATATAGCCACCAATATGTGCATCCGAGTCTTGCTAAGTCTGAGAAATTGCAAGCAGACTGCACTGCTAGAGGCTTACTGGTTTCAGATCTGTACCAGAACGGTCCTTGGACACATGTCTCCAAACAGGGGTCaatattatttagttttttttaaccatcctAAAGgcatcaacagtttttttttatgttgcccATTATATTATTTCTAGTACCCTAGAAGACTGTATGGTGTTCAGATCAGATCAGAAAGAGTCTGCTGATGTTTAGCATTCTCAGACATCTGTAATCATCGTCTCTCAGGTCAGTTGCGTACTCTCATCAAGGAGGCCCAGTCGAGAGGCCTGAAGTTTGTTTACGCCCTGTCACCTGGTCAGGACAttgtcttctcctcttcctgtgACCTGACACTTCTCAAACGCAAACTGAGACAGGTATGTGACACCATAAGATAAGGAATACTACACAGGAAAAGGCCTGtaaaaattattaatatttttgcattattttttttgtttaactgtaATTAATTGGTGAGAATAGCTAAGTCCCTAAGGGCCAtgactgttgatggtaattgtcAGTTTTATGTAGCTTGGagatccagacccaaatccgaaagattaagggtctggctaTGAGTAGGGAAAATGGCCCAactcgaggggcggcaccaagcacgcatttaaaaatatcactggccgcaattggataacactcaGCCGATGTTTACTGACTGAATCGGGACTCCGACGTCGTAGCGCTGTCGTCCAGCTCGGCTCCAAGGGCCTGGGTAATAGCCAGAGTGACTCGCTGAGCAAATAGAAATGATGCTCTCGCTAGAACTCCCGGGTAagttttatgttcatttaagaaaatacaatgttttgttaTAATGAAGAGGCGCGGTTTACTTCATGGGCTGTGTACTTAGGGTTCGTTCAAAACTGCtagcaaaatgaaaacataaattaacatataatatttgtttaaatgtgactgaaagagacaattatatggttaataaaacaattatttctgagacattaaattgttaatttctttttctctcctctctctccaggtATCAGACCTGGGTTGCCAGGCATTTGCCATTCTGTTTGATGACATCGATCACTCCATGTGTCAGGCTGACAGCGAGGCCTTTTCTTCATTCGCCCATGCTCAGGTCACTGTAACCAATGAGATCTACCGGTTCTTGGGGGAACCAGCTGTCTTCCTATTTTGCCCCACAGGTAGGAGTGCTGGAGTTAAATGGGAATGTTTGTGGTTATTAAATCtgacttttatatttttcctgCTGATGAAATAtacctgtttctctctccctgtaGAGTACTGTGGTTCTCTGTGTTCTCCGAGTGTATCAAAGTCTCCCTACCTGCAGACTGTTGGAGAGGACCTGCTCCCCAACATAGCAGTGATATGGACAGGTGAGACACAGGCACGTTAACATACATCTGGTATTGATAGACTAGTTGatttaacaaataataattGATAGAAATCACACATTTAAACGGTGTAATGTGGCTGCATTCCTGCAGATATAAACAGGAGTCAGattcttgtttgttgtttttttgcctcattAGTTGGCCTACCGTCTGTTGGCTAATCACAGCAAACACTGGCAAATGCAAATGATATGCAAATAGGTGCAAGCACAACTCCACACACAACCTCCTCCAAAGACTGAGAAAAAAGATTTAGATGCACATCCACCCACACCACATAGAAGGGAAGTGGAAAGCAAGCATCTAGAACACATCGCCTACTCTCTTTCAGTTATTTTGTtgcttgtctttattttttttggtaaggttacatTGTGAGCTACAgattttatgtatgttttatacTTGGGTCTGCTTTCCAACTTTCCAGAGAGGGAAAGAGTACTACATTAGCTACTCGAGCCCTTATATCCAAACCAGCAATTACATTTCCCTCGGCGTCACTTTGCAGCCTGTGCACACGATATCGATAATAAAAAGACTATGCAATTGCCTCTCTCAGCGTAGCTTCACTACACTAGATTTAACTAGAACAGAGACAAAACTGGgacaacttaacaaaaaagacaattcaattcaattttatttatagtatcaaatcacaacaagagttatctcaagacactttacagatagagtaggtctagaccacactccagaatccacaaggacccaacagttccagtagtttcctaaagagcaagcaacagtgcgacagtggcgaggaaaaacttccttttaggcagaaacctcggtcagacccaggctcttggtaggcggtaataataaataagaataagaataaataaagtctATGGACACCACTGCAGGTGCAAGCCAGTTAAATTAAATAGTCCGACACTTCTTATAGAATCAACAGCAGAATAAAACACCACCAAGGCAACAACACCGAAATGTAGCAGACGCAGCCTCACACACCAGTTTGTAgtagcacatgcacacaactaCGTTGCTAGGCAACACAGTGGTTGTTCTCATGTGGAGTGAGTTCAGTGGGTTTGTTGTACTCACCTGTCTAAATGTCATTCTGTTGAGTCTTGGGGACTGCAAAGTCCTCCACAATCCGGTCCAGGTTAAACTTCTCAGCATAATATAACTagtccactcagcctctctgtcccagtgtaaccagtccactcagcctctctgtcccagtataaccagtccactcagcctctctgtcccagtataaccagtccactcagcctctctgtcccagtataaccagtccactcagcctctctgtcccagtGTAACCAGTCCACGGTCTCGTATGTATCATGTATCATTTCCGGAGTGTTGCCTTAATGTAGCTGTGCCTTCCTGCTGCCGCAGACAAACAAGCAGCTTCTTTTCTGCAGGAGCTGCTGATTTatctcctttcttttgtttcGTTTTCAGTTTATCAGGACTTCCATGTGACTTTTTCCTCTGTAGCAGATGTGatatgacatgtagcaaagtcCTGTGAAATACTTGTGATTGAAAAGTACAATTCTTTTGgtacacagaaaaacaactttgttgCAATAACGagagtaaatgtaatgtaacttCCTTATTATTGCTTAATAAGGAAAAAGGACTGAAGCTCCTGTTGTCTCCCTCATAATTCAGTGGTGTGTTTCTACAAGCTTTAGGCCACTTGTCAAccttttctcttccctctcGGCCCCACAGGCAATAAGGTCATCTCCAGGAAACTGTCTGTAGACTGTCTGGCGGAGGTGGAGTCTGTTCTCCAGCGCTCCCCGCTCATCTGGGACAACCTGCACGCTAATGACTATGACTCCAGACGTCTCTTCCTGGGACCTTTTAAGGGCAGAGAGCCTCAGCTGAGAAGCCACCTAAGAGGCCTGTTACTCAACCCCAACTGCGAGTTTGAAGCCAACTACATCCCTCTCCATTCGCTGGCGAGCTGGTACAGAACtggaaaagaggagaggaaaggtgAGGTAATCAGTGAAGGGAAGGAGGGGGCAGAAACCATTATCGAGCAGTTGGAAGTAGCAGTGATGAGACCGTAGATTTCCTGAGTTAATAAACTATAATTAGCTCTGCCAGAACAGAGCCATGTACAGTTAGTCCCTTTGCTTCCTggacaaatgtttaaaaagtcacTGTTGCTTGGCAACTAATACAATTTCGCCTGAGATCACttaacaaataaatgaagttGTATAAAGCTCCATCTGTTGGACAGAGTTACTCAAAAAGCTATCAGCTGTAGTTACACAGTATAAAAATAGTTGCCTTATAATAGGGGATGAGAAAAGAGATGAAGGGGAGGCTGAAACCTGCGATGTGGATGGAATTTTTATAATGACATAACATCTACCAGCAATAGCTGTCATTTCAGGCGACATCACTCATAATTACGGATGAGAAAGAaaccttttatgactttattcccACAGATAATTTTACAAATAGAGATATGATGTAATATAGCAGTATTTCCTGCATACTGTAAGTTCAGTTGGGTATGTTGGCAAACAGCAATTGCAAATGTCGGGTTTTGGCGTTAGTCCTGTAGAATcttggatttaaaaatattttctcagtTCAGTTCAACCATCAACAGAGCAGAAAATACAAGATAAGTTGTGCTCTGAGAAAGGTGTGTATCTTCTTTTCTAATCTAGTATTGTATGCATATTGCAGATACAGGAGAGGTGGTTTTCTCGGGGATGGTTTTcctgtactgaataaatatgaGTAGTTTAGCATActcatatataatataacaatgGTTTAATGGTCTAGATGAGGAGTGTGAATACTGTCCTGATAGAGCTCTGTCTGCTGCACTACACGATTGGATGCAGGAACTCAACCAACCTCTGCAAGCAGGTGAGAAACTAAGATttggtgctgtgtgtgtgtgtgtgtgttgccattaGATTGGACTAATCACAATAGTCACTTTCATGAATGAGTGCACCAGTGAAATCAATTTATATCTTAACCAATTTATTTCGCAACTTTTGAACAAATTTGGAAGGTTGCCAACGAGATGTTATTTGACCACAGTGTTACATTAgtaacttaacttttttttttaatcattacagGTCGACAGAGCACACGAGCAGACCAGCGTTACTCTGCTCCAACAACTGACAAATCGGACTGCCCGTCCACAATCAGGGAAACCTCTGCCGTGGCCAAGCTCCCCGTTTTCCCCCTGAACTCCAGCTCACCCCCATCTTCACCCACTAAGATCAGGTGGGAGACggagggaagagagggggagaataAGAGTCAATCCAATTACCAACCTCAAGGATCTAGGCCTAGTGCACCCCGAGGCAGGGGACAGAAGGCCCAGGATTGGGGTCTCTGTGGTGGGAAGGGCCTACTAAGTGAGACCCAGGTGCGGCTGCTGGTTGGTCTTTATTATCTGCCCCACGAGCATGGCCCGTCTGCCCAGAAACTGCTGCAGGACCTGACCTGGCTGAAAGCAAACTGCCACATGGTCAGCGCCAACAGCAAGAAGACACCGCCTCTGAAGGTTAGTGTATGTTATGTGTAGATTTCTGGTTGGTAAAATTTGAATTGTGGAGTGCAGGATTAataattgtgagtgtttttgtACCTTCATGTGTTTTCTCAGATTGATGAGTGGCGTGGCCGGTCCTCCAGGGTCCTGTCCCTGTGTGAAGACATAGCACAGCTGCACTGCAGCGTGGTGAGCGGGGCCAACAGGGCTGTGCTCTATGACCTTTACCCTTATGTGTGGGACCTTAGGAACACGGCTCTGGTGGCAAAAGCATTCATATGCTGGCTGGGTGAGTCTAAAGAGAAGCACATAATGCGCTTGACTGTATTGTACTTCTATATACTATGTGTGATTACTATTGTTAGACAGTTACTGGGCTTTACAATACTGTACTATATTGCACATACATCTTCTATGCTGTGCTAGAATGAGTCCAGGACTCATATTCATATTCTATGGACACGTGACTCGACTCAGACTCACTCAGGTAATAGTTACTCGACTAAGACTCGATTCAGACTTTTCTTTGGTGACTAGGACTTGGACTCAAACAGTGGGGACTTGAGACTTGGCTCTGACTCGACAGTTGGTGACTTGTCTACAACACTAACAAGTAGTGTGCGACACTAAACTATTCTTTGTTATCCTACtataacatactatatactCTAATTTAACCCCCCACTCACCTATCTCACGCAGATGGGCGTGTGCTGAGTGAGAGCTCCCCCCTGGCTACCTGGAGGAACTGCTTCCACTGTGAGTAGGCCTGTATATTCTGTATGCCTGAAATAACTACAGTAACTACAAGTAACCTCTGCTGTACAAATCAATCCTATCTAAAGTGAATGCAGTCTGAAAATGTTCCACTATTAACCCAACAGCACTAGCGTAGATGAGCTCACTGAAACACCAGTTATGCTTCAAATATTTAAGACAACagcacaaaaactaaaaaagcaaCTCTTGGGGAGCTGTAATGTGGTTAAACACTGCACTTTTATGCTGGCATgaatatttaaagctgatttaaCTGTGCCATAATTTTCTGCAGTGGCATTTCATGTCATCTGACTGACATTTGGTTCTTGTTTGTGGAAGGGTGTGGGAAGACCACAGGGGCAGACCAACTGGGAATGGAGTCAGAACCATGGACGTTCAAAGGGGGCGTGTCTGGGGAGGTGCAGgtagggtgtgtgtttgtacaacATGTACATAGATTTTGTGAAGTAATcctactgtttttttattgtgcatgagtgcatgtttgtattttgtaattattaatgTGTCATTGaagtttaattgttttatatcTGCgtaacatctgtgtgtgtgtgtgtgtgtgtgtgtgtgtgtgtgtgtgtgtgtgtgtagatgctTCTACCAATAGGCAGCAGCGGTGATCTCTTcactcatcctcctcctctcttccctaCCACTCGTCTCTATAACATCAGGCCCTTCCACAGCAAGGACAAGGTAGGAGAAGTCCCTCCCAGATGGTATTGTTTCACACATAACGCCTGGATTATTCAAGGCATATCATAGAAGTCGTTAAAGAGATGCATTAGAGACAGTGAAAGTCTAGAAATATTTTTTGAAGGTGTGTAAAACTGAAGAAAGTATTATATGTTACGGTTGAAATGTAGAGCTGGTCTTGAGTTTTCCCATGTTTTGTATGAAATTTCAATGAATCaatgaaaatcaatttttattgattttccatTAACAATGTAGCATTTTCTACAGCACCTAATGGacaaaatatgtacaaacaatatacactcaccggccactttattaggtacacctgtccaactgcttgttaacacttaatttctaagcagccaatcaNNNNNNNNNNNNNNNNNNNNNNNNNNNNNNNNNNNNNNNNNNNNNNNNNNNNNNNNNNNNNNNNNNNNNNNNNNNNNNNNNNNNNNNNNNNNNNNNNNNNttgaggcagttctgaagcaaaagggggtccaacccgttactagcatggggtacctaataaagtggccggtgagtgtatggcTGTGTTATGCAGAAATTTACCAACATGAAAGgtatgaaattatttttttattgtgtgtgtgtgtgtgtgtgtgtgtgtgtgtgtgtgtgtgtgtgtgtgtat contains:
- the si:dkey-183c6.8 gene encoding protein O-GlcNAcase — translated: MEEKKQFLCGVVEGFYGRPWTMDQRKVLFQWMQSWGLNTYLYGPKDDLKHRLLWREVYSHEEEGQLRTLIKEAQSRGLKFVYALSPGQDIVFSSSCDLTLLKRKLRQVSDLGCQAFAILFDDIDHSMCQADSEAFSSFAHAQVTVTNEIYRFLGEPAVFLFCPTEYCGSLCSPSVSKSPYLQTVGEDLLPNIAVIWTGNKVISRKLSVDCLAEVESVLQRSPLIWDNLHANDYDSRRLFLGPFKGREPQLRSHLRGLLLNPNCEFEANYIPLHSLASWYRTGKEERKDEECEYCPDRALSAALHDWMQELNQPLQAGRQSTRADQRYSAPTTDKSDCPSTIRETSAVAKLPVFPLNSSSPPSSPTKIRWETEGREGENKSQSNYQPQGSRPSAPRGRGQKAQDWGLCGGKGLLSETQVRLLVGLYYLPHEHGPSAQKLLQDLTWLKANCHMVSANSKKTPPLKIDEWRGRSSRVLSLCEDIAQLHCSVVSGANRAVLYDLYPYVWDLRNTALVAKAFICWLDGRVLSESSPLATWRNCFHWCGKTTGADQLGMESEPWTFKGGVSGEVQMLLPIGSSGDLFTHPPPLFPTTRLYNIRPFHSKDKLELYRMVRQLHLRTQGGQESSVSHPDIVGDRCLGPCLALCPEYCFILEDELGACGCVLGILDVRSFAKRCQASWMPAMRDKYPPKRGNTHPNTQDLIQLMEEDQGEYPDSLIYHFPSQLRLDALPELVDISVSRTLLTALLTALKANGSQGVFCEVQPTDRQRLEFLTKMGFLEILRGEARSREGVVLGRLL